A window of Lentibacillus sp. Marseille-P4043 contains these coding sequences:
- the motS gene encoding flagellar motor protein MotS — MKRRQIKKSKNNGAPKWMVTYSDMVTLILVFFILLFSMSQVDSAKFDAISESFRNRMIFDFYPSPVPMDNPTENTSDQESGKNSNEFENPTQLENKNDRDDEGSQKEDSLSNLMKDVEEYLDKNKLNNVISASRTERGVVLVLQERILFDSGEAAILDSGKPFLNKIGTLLKRIPNHVKVEGHTDSRPISNFRYPSNWELSGARASSVIRYLIKQNNFDESRFSFVGYGDTKPIVPNDSEKNWSKNRRVEIVILENDAEQKDE, encoded by the coding sequence ATGAAGCGTAGACAAATAAAGAAAAGTAAGAATAATGGTGCACCGAAATGGATGGTGACTTATTCAGATATGGTTACCCTAATCCTTGTCTTTTTTATTCTACTATTCTCTATGTCACAGGTTGATTCTGCTAAATTTGATGCTATTTCTGAATCCTTTCGTAATCGGATGATTTTTGATTTTTACCCATCACCGGTACCGATGGATAATCCAACTGAAAACACGAGTGATCAGGAAAGTGGTAAGAATTCGAATGAATTTGAGAATCCGACACAGTTAGAAAATAAAAATGATCGGGATGACGAAGGTTCTCAAAAAGAGGATTCGTTGAGCAACTTAATGAAAGATGTTGAGGAATATTTAGACAAAAACAAGCTAAATAATGTCATATCAGCAAGCAGAACAGAACGTGGTGTTGTTTTGGTACTACAGGAGCGTATTCTATTTGATTCCGGTGAAGCAGCCATTCTTGATTCTGGTAAACCCTTTTTAAATAAAATTGGGACGCTTTTAAAAAGGATTCCTAACCATGTTAAAGTAGAAGGTCATACAGATAGTCGGCCTATTTCTAATTTCCGTTATCCATCAAATTGGGAATTATCTGGTGCTAGGGCAAGTAGTGTTATTCGATACTTGATTAAACAAAATAATTTTGATGAATCACGGTTTTCTTTTGTTGGTTATGGTGATACAAAACCAATTGTACCAAATGATTCCGAAAAGAATTGGAGCAAAAATAGACGCGTTGAAATTGTAATATTGGAAAACGATGCGGAACAGAAGGATGAATAA
- a CDS encoding acetoin utilization protein AcuC, producing MTCKSSFVFSDAYLDYHFHSDHPFNQKRVVLTKELLEEANTLDQNDIIKPREATDDELALFHDKAFIQAVKKASIGKLTEDEGLEFGLGTEDTPMFTNMHEASSFLVGGTLNAVDAVLEGRSLHALNLGGGLHHGFKRKASGFCIYNDGAVAMKYIQQKYDAKILYVDTDAHHGDGVQWAFYEDPNVCTFSIHETGRYLFPGTGNVNERGIKAGHGYTFNIPIDAFTEDESFLQVYESAFREICDYFKPDVIVTQNGADAHVYDPLTHLCGTMAIYEKIPMLAHKLAHEYCGGKWIALGGGGYDIWRVVPRAWAQIWNIMKTGKPQIDYIPTTWLSKWQAQAPVTLPKTWHDSKSIVPEIPRKAEITEKNAKFLLSAMKYTRNQQKHR from the coding sequence ATGACATGCAAGTCCTCGTTTGTTTTTTCTGATGCCTATTTAGATTATCACTTTCATTCGGATCATCCTTTCAACCAAAAGCGAGTGGTATTGACAAAAGAATTACTAGAGGAAGCGAACACACTTGATCAAAACGATATAATCAAGCCACGAGAAGCAACAGATGATGAACTAGCATTGTTCCATGACAAAGCATTTATTCAGGCTGTAAAAAAGGCTAGTATTGGAAAACTAACCGAAGATGAAGGTCTGGAATTTGGGCTTGGCACCGAGGATACACCAATGTTTACCAATATGCATGAAGCATCCAGTTTCCTTGTTGGTGGCACGTTAAATGCTGTTGATGCCGTACTAGAGGGTAGATCCCTTCATGCACTTAACTTAGGTGGCGGGCTTCATCACGGATTTAAACGAAAAGCATCTGGATTCTGCATTTACAATGATGGTGCAGTTGCAATGAAGTACATTCAACAAAAATATGATGCAAAAATTTTATACGTTGATACAGATGCACATCACGGGGATGGGGTACAATGGGCATTTTACGAAGATCCAAACGTTTGCACATTCTCCATCCATGAAACAGGACGATATCTTTTCCCCGGCACAGGTAATGTTAATGAACGCGGCATAAAAGCAGGACATGGATATACCTTTAACATACCTATCGATGCCTTCACGGAGGATGAGTCATTTTTACAAGTCTATGAATCCGCTTTCAGGGAAATCTGCGACTATTTTAAGCCAGATGTGATCGTAACACAAAATGGTGCGGATGCCCATGTTTATGATCCATTGACACATCTTTGCGGGACAATGGCTATTTATGAAAAGATACCAATGTTGGCACATAAATTGGCCCACGAGTACTGTGGTGGAAAGTGGATTGCGTTAGGTGGTGGCGGCTATGATATTTGGCGTGTTGTCCCACGGGCATGGGCGCAGATTTGGAATATCATGAAAACAGGTAAGCCACAAATAGACTACATTCCAACTACATGGCTATCCAAATGGCAAGCGCAAGCACCTGTAACACTACCAAAAACTTGGCACGACAGCAAAAGTATTGTACCGGAAATACCGAGAAAAGCAGAAATCACGGAAAAAAATGCGAAGTTTCTGCTTAGTGCGATGAAATATACGAGAAATCAACAAAAGCATAGATAA
- a CDS encoding acetoin utilization AcuB family protein: MLVEKIMKTEVQTLPPTATIAEALQLLQKNRIRHIPIIDAKEQVIGIVSDRDVRDASPSIFSKNSQPHELKNEIQTIMSQPVVTIHPLDFVEEIASIFYEEEFACLPVVSNNKLIGIVTEKDMLHTLIQLTGTNVQSSHIEIKAPHKPGILPEVTAIFGKRKTNIVSVLVYPYKDDPNYKILVFRIQTMNPLPVIQDLREAGYELIWPNDQLGTQS, translated from the coding sequence ATGCTTGTAGAAAAAATAATGAAAACAGAAGTTCAGACGTTACCGCCAACTGCAACAATTGCTGAGGCATTGCAACTATTGCAAAAAAACCGCATCCGACATATCCCAATTATCGATGCAAAAGAACAAGTAATTGGGATTGTCTCTGATCGTGATGTTCGTGATGCTAGTCCATCCATTTTCAGTAAAAACTCGCAACCACATGAGTTAAAAAATGAAATTCAGACGATTATGAGTCAACCAGTTGTAACCATTCACCCACTTGATTTTGTTGAAGAAATAGCTAGTATTTTTTATGAGGAGGAGTTTGCTTGTCTTCCTGTTGTTAGTAACAATAAGCTAATTGGCATTGTTACGGAAAAAGATATGCTTCATACATTAATCCAATTAACCGGAACAAATGTACAAAGTTCACATATCGAAATTAAGGCACCACACAAACCTGGAATATTGCCTGAGGTGACCGCAATATTTGGAAAACGCAAAACAAACATTGTTTCTGTTCTTGTCTATCCCTATAAGGATGATCCAAACTATAAAATATTAGTTTTTCGTATTCAGACCATGAATCCTTTGCCAGTAATTCAAGATTTGCGCGAAGCTGGTTATGAACTGATATGGCCAAACGATCAATTGGGGACACAATCATGA
- a CDS encoding GNAT family N-acetyltransferase produces the protein MNHTKTYHTITRDTIQGPVIIEGPLSSTELKNYHFHEDLTAFRPAPKQFEAILGIADFPEGRLIVARTNDTIIGYVTYLHPDPLERWSEFKMDDLIELGAIEVIPKYRSAKIASGLLQVSMMDDYMENYIVISTEYYWHWDLNGTKLSVWDYRKVMEKMMAAGGLSPAPTDDPEIISHPANCLMVRIGKHVPDDSINQFDTLRFLQRHHYRNMREGL, from the coding sequence ATGAACCATACGAAAACCTATCATACGATAACACGTGACACAATTCAAGGACCCGTTATCATTGAAGGTCCCCTATCATCAACTGAACTTAAAAACTATCATTTTCATGAGGATTTAACAGCTTTTCGTCCTGCCCCTAAGCAATTTGAGGCTATTTTAGGAATTGCTGACTTTCCGGAAGGTCGACTTATTGTTGCCAGGACAAACGATACCATTATCGGTTATGTCACATATTTACATCCGGATCCACTGGAGAGATGGTCCGAATTTAAGATGGACGACCTTATTGAATTAGGTGCTATCGAAGTTATCCCAAAATATCGAAGTGCAAAGATCGCCTCTGGTTTGTTACAGGTTTCCATGATGGATGACTATATGGAAAATTATATTGTGATATCGACTGAGTATTACTGGCATTGGGATTTAAATGGCACAAAACTAAGTGTCTGGGATTATCGTAAGGTGATGGAAAAAATGATGGCAGCCGGAGGACTATCCCCTGCCCCAACCGACGATCCCGAAATTATTTCTCATCCCGCCAACTGCCTAATGGTGCGAATTGGTAAGCATGTGCCTGACGATTCAATTAACCAATTTGATACATTACGATTTTTACAAAGGCACCATTATCGAAATATGAGGGAGGGATTGTAA
- a CDS encoding transglycosylase domain-containing protein, whose amino-acid sequence MKQMLHKYFQKFKKIWETGKIQRSSRVTYDVSWNIILFFIIVGAVGIFFACGVGAGYFASLVKDEPIRSYTSMEKSIYNYEETSKLYFAEDKYIGNIRSDLHREEVALKNVSDNLIHAVIATEDESFREHKGIVPKAIVRAIVQEATNADVKTGGSTLTQQLIKNQILTNEVSFERKAKEILLSLRLEQFFEKDQILEAYLNIIPYGRDASGQNIAGIQTAASGIFDVDAKDLNLSQAAYLAGLPQSPSYYTPFLNNGGLKDEADLQPGINRMKSVLERMYDEEYITKEEYTKALAYDIIADFKEATDSSLEKYPYLTFELEKRATEILAKQLAKDDGYTVDDIENDQDLKEEYKILADRELRQNGYEIHSTIDKKTYDAFQKIAKNYKGYGPDRPETIENEKGEKEEIMEPVQTGGILIENKTGKILSFVGGRGYSDNSQLNYATDAERPNGSTMKPILVYGPAMEAGAVQPGSPILDYKTTFAGGYTPGNYAGGYHGIVSARQALAQSYNIPAVNVYSRIINNDPVSHYLEKMGITTLTEGDHYNRSLALGQPKYGLTVEENVNAFATIGNNGNFVDAYMIDKIETRDGDVIYEHKAEPVEVFTPQTNYLTLDMMRDVIRSGTGGYLNSQLQNPSVDWAGKTGTSQDWKDTWFVATNPNVTFGTWMGYDTPKSLRCGGCSLSYSNRNINLWAKLINKATELNPDLIGPGNNFKRPDGIVSRSYCAISGMLPSELCQKAGLIRSDLFNAKYVPTKTDDSLIGSGSLVQVNGKTVAAGPKTPKEFTSGSGLAFNPTFLKREGYDQYSDLSVLFPRTNRDLWEKISTTSSGVSSSTINNDGKQPGAPSSVSSSGNKITWAKSSSADVVGYRVYQAAKSGGAFSLVGSTTSTGYSVPNNGTVYVVKAVDYFGLESAASNQVELGNVSDPDNETSKDKQNKEEPKENDASTDDTENTDNGADEENNEGTADNPEDTANNSEEEDS is encoded by the coding sequence ATGAAACAAATGCTTCATAAATATTTCCAAAAGTTTAAAAAAATATGGGAAACTGGGAAGATCCAGCGTTCTTCTCGTGTTACCTACGATGTTTCCTGGAATATTATTTTATTTTTTATTATTGTTGGTGCAGTTGGTATCTTCTTTGCTTGTGGTGTGGGTGCGGGCTATTTTGCTTCCCTGGTAAAAGATGAACCAATCAGAAGTTACACCAGTATGGAAAAATCTATTTATAATTATGAAGAAACGTCGAAACTGTATTTTGCCGAGGATAAATACATAGGAAATATCCGATCTGATTTACATAGAGAAGAAGTTGCCCTAAAAAATGTATCTGATAATTTAATACATGCCGTTATTGCAACAGAGGACGAAAGTTTCAGAGAACATAAGGGGATTGTACCCAAAGCAATCGTTCGCGCCATTGTTCAAGAAGCAACAAACGCTGATGTGAAAACGGGTGGCAGTACATTAACACAGCAACTAATCAAAAACCAAATATTGACAAATGAAGTTTCCTTTGAGCGAAAAGCAAAAGAAATACTATTGTCATTGCGATTAGAACAATTCTTTGAGAAAGATCAAATTCTAGAAGCCTACTTAAATATTATTCCTTATGGGCGCGATGCATCTGGACAAAACATTGCCGGGATCCAGACCGCCGCTAGTGGGATATTTGATGTTGACGCGAAAGATCTAAATTTGTCACAAGCAGCATATTTAGCGGGGTTACCTCAAAGCCCTTCCTATTATACACCGTTTCTTAATAATGGCGGATTAAAAGATGAAGCCGATTTACAACCTGGAATAAATCGTATGAAGTCTGTCTTAGAACGAATGTATGATGAAGAATACATTACAAAAGAGGAATACACCAAAGCACTTGCATACGATATTATAGCAGATTTTAAAGAGGCTACCGATTCTTCACTCGAAAAATACCCATATTTAACTTTTGAGCTTGAAAAACGAGCAACAGAAATCCTTGCCAAACAATTAGCTAAGGATGATGGGTATACAGTAGATGATATAGAAAATGATCAGGACTTAAAAGAAGAATATAAAATTCTTGCAGATCGGGAATTACGACAAAATGGCTATGAAATACACTCAACTATTGATAAGAAAACGTATGATGCGTTCCAAAAAATAGCAAAAAACTATAAGGGTTATGGCCCTGACCGTCCCGAAACGATTGAAAATGAAAAAGGTGAAAAGGAAGAAATAATGGAACCTGTCCAAACAGGTGGTATTTTAATAGAAAATAAAACCGGAAAAATTCTTAGCTTTGTCGGTGGACGTGGTTACTCTGATAATAGTCAGCTAAACTATGCAACAGATGCGGAACGACCTAATGGTAGTACGATGAAGCCAATACTTGTATATGGACCCGCAATGGAGGCAGGTGCTGTTCAACCAGGATCACCTATTTTAGATTATAAAACTACTTTTGCTGGCGGCTATACACCGGGAAACTATGCAGGTGGATATCACGGCATTGTGTCTGCACGACAAGCATTGGCACAATCCTATAACATCCCTGCAGTTAACGTATATAGTAGAATTATCAATAATGACCCAGTATCACACTATTTGGAAAAAATGGGTATTACTACGTTGACAGAGGGGGATCATTACAACCGTTCTTTAGCACTTGGCCAACCAAAATATGGGTTGACTGTTGAGGAAAATGTGAATGCGTTTGCTACCATTGGTAATAATGGTAACTTTGTCGATGCTTATATGATCGATAAAATAGAGACAAGAGATGGCGATGTGATTTATGAACATAAAGCTGAACCAGTGGAAGTATTTACACCGCAAACAAATTATCTAACACTTGATATGATGCGCGACGTTATTCGTAGTGGTACAGGGGGATATCTCAATTCCCAATTACAGAATCCCAGTGTGGACTGGGCTGGTAAAACAGGAACATCCCAAGACTGGAAGGATACATGGTTTGTTGCCACAAATCCGAATGTAACATTTGGTACATGGATGGGCTATGATACCCCGAAAAGTCTCAGGTGTGGCGGATGTTCGTTGAGTTATAGTAATCGCAATATTAACTTATGGGCAAAACTTATTAACAAAGCTACTGAACTTAACCCTGATTTAATCGGACCAGGGAACAATTTCAAACGTCCAGATGGTATTGTTTCCCGCAGCTACTGTGCTATTTCTGGGATGCTGCCATCAGAATTGTGTCAAAAGGCAGGATTAATTAGATCAGATTTATTTAACGCAAAATATGTTCCTACCAAAACAGATGATAGTCTTATAGGTAGTGGAAGTTTAGTGCAAGTTAATGGGAAAACGGTAGCCGCCGGACCAAAAACACCAAAAGAGTTTACAAGTGGAAGTGGTCTCGCATTTAATCCAACATTTTTAAAACGTGAAGGTTATGACCAATATAGTGATTTATCTGTTTTATTCCCTCGCACAAATCGAGATCTATGGGAGAAAATAAGTACAACAAGCTCAGGCGTGAGTAGCAGCACGATTAACAATGATGGCAAACAACCTGGAGCGCCATCATCTGTTTCAAGCTCTGGAAACAAAATAACGTGGGCAAAATCAAGCAGTGCGGATGTTGTCGGTTATCGAGTCTATCAGGCAGCTAAATCCGGTGGAGCATTCTCACTTGTTGGGAGCACAACATCTACGGGGTATTCGGTGCCAAACAACGGTACAGTGTATGTTGTCAAAGCAGTTGATTATTTTGGATTAGAATCTGCTGCTTCAAATCAAGTTGAACTTGGAAATGTTTCTGATCCTGACAATGAAACTAGCAAAGATAAACAAAATAAAGAAGAGCCAAAAGAGAATGATGCAAGTACTGATGATACAGAAAACACAGATAATGGTGCTGATGAGGAAAACAATGAAGGCACTGCAGATAACCCAGAAGATACTGCTAATAATTCCGAAGAAGAAGATAGCTAA
- the tyrS gene encoding tyrosine--tRNA ligase, whose amino-acid sequence MNILQDLKHRGLVHQTTDNDGLEEYLQNNQVTLYAGFDPTADSLHIGHLVPVLMLKRFQKAGHKPIALIGGGTGMIGDPSGRSTERSLNDAAVVKGFSEKIKQQLAHILDFDHGENAAVARNNHDWLASMTIIDFLRDAGKHFGINYMLAKESVSARIEQGISFTEFSYMILQSLDFLKLYEQENCTLQIGGSDQWGNITAGMELIRRTNAQPDEEIKVYGLTVPLITKADGTKFGKTAGGAIWLDPEKTTPYEFYQFWINTDDRDVIKFLHYFTFLEQDVLGQLQEEVENHPEKRLAQKRLAEEVTRMVHSQEALDQAQKISASLFSGDVKQLSADDIEQGFKDVPTYKIGKEEIGLIDLLVNASISSSKRQAREDIKNGAIYINGERNQDLQYTVTSDDRIEDKFTVIRRGKKKYFLIRYA is encoded by the coding sequence ATGAATATTTTACAGGATCTGAAACATCGTGGATTGGTTCATCAAACAACTGATAATGATGGTTTGGAAGAATACTTACAAAATAATCAGGTTACATTATATGCAGGTTTTGATCCAACGGCAGATAGTTTGCACATTGGCCATTTAGTTCCTGTATTAATGCTAAAAAGATTTCAAAAAGCCGGTCATAAACCAATCGCTTTGATTGGCGGTGGAACGGGAATGATTGGTGATCCGAGTGGTCGATCAACTGAACGTTCGTTAAATGATGCTGCTGTTGTCAAAGGATTCAGCGAGAAAATTAAACAGCAATTAGCGCATATACTTGATTTTGATCATGGAGAGAATGCTGCGGTTGCCCGCAATAATCATGATTGGTTGGCAAGTATGACGATTATCGACTTTTTACGTGATGCCGGTAAGCATTTCGGGATTAATTACATGCTTGCTAAAGAATCGGTTTCAGCACGAATCGAACAAGGTATCTCTTTTACAGAATTCAGTTACATGATTTTACAATCACTTGATTTTCTCAAACTGTATGAACAAGAAAATTGTACATTGCAAATCGGTGGTAGTGATCAATGGGGTAATATTACTGCTGGAATGGAACTGATTCGCCGGACAAATGCACAACCGGATGAAGAAATTAAAGTATACGGATTAACTGTTCCACTTATTACCAAAGCAGACGGTACGAAATTCGGCAAAACTGCTGGCGGGGCTATTTGGTTGGATCCAGAAAAAACGACCCCATATGAATTTTACCAGTTCTGGATCAATACAGATGATCGTGATGTCATCAAGTTTTTGCATTACTTTACGTTTTTGGAACAAGATGTATTGGGGCAATTGCAAGAGGAAGTAGAAAATCATCCGGAAAAACGGCTGGCACAAAAGCGATTGGCAGAGGAAGTCACTCGAATGGTTCATAGTCAAGAAGCACTTGATCAGGCGCAAAAAATATCTGCTTCGTTATTCAGTGGTGATGTCAAGCAACTGTCTGCAGATGATATTGAGCAAGGATTCAAAGATGTTCCAACGTATAAAATAGGAAAAGAGGAAATTGGACTAATTGACTTGCTGGTGAATGCTTCCATTTCCTCATCTAAACGGCAGGCAAGAGAAGATATCAAGAACGGTGCGATTTACATCAACGGTGAACGTAATCAAGATTTACAATACACTGTCACTTCTGATGACCGAATTGAGGATAAATTTACGGTTATCCGAAGAGGGAAGAAGAAGTACTTTTTAATTCGTTATGCATAA
- the rpsD gene encoding 30S ribosomal protein S4 — MARYTGSVWKKSRRLGISLTGTGKELDKRPYAPGQHGPNQRKKISEYGLQQQEKQKLRFMYGLNERQYKNTFNEAGKMKGIHGENFMILLESRLDNLVYRFGLARTRRQARQLVNHGHVTVDGKRVDIPSYRLKPGQVIGLRERSRNLDIVKEAIEVNNFVPEYVSFDADKLEGTYTRYPERSELPAEINEALIVEFYSR, encoded by the coding sequence ATGGCACGATATACTGGATCCGTATGGAAGAAATCCCGTCGTCTTGGCATTTCATTAACTGGAACTGGTAAGGAATTAGATAAACGTCCTTACGCTCCCGGGCAACATGGCCCAAACCAACGCAAGAAAATTTCTGAATATGGCTTGCAACAACAAGAAAAACAAAAACTTCGCTTCATGTACGGTTTAAACGAACGTCAATACAAAAACACGTTTAATGAAGCTGGTAAAATGAAAGGTATCCATGGTGAAAACTTCATGATTTTACTTGAATCACGTTTGGATAACCTTGTTTATCGTTTTGGTCTTGCTCGTACACGTCGACAAGCACGTCAGTTGGTAAACCATGGTCATGTGACTGTAGATGGTAAACGTGTGGACATCCCATCATATCGTCTAAAACCAGGTCAAGTTATCGGTCTACGTGAGCGTTCACGTAACCTAGATATCGTTAAAGAAGCTATTGAAGTGAATAATTTCGTACCTGAATATGTTTCATTTGATGCAGATAAATTAGAAGGTACTTATACTCGCTACCCTGAGCGTTCTGAGCTTCCAGCTGAAATTAACGAAGCACTTATCGTCGAGTTCTACTCTCGTTAA
- a CDS encoding sensor domain-containing diguanylate cyclase has protein sequence MIANDRQQEKLRGIFYELILSSPNHSYDNLLSILTLKLQELFHFSHVAIYVYNNWNKSYELTGGHTEGVFKTLLFNDDEFKTYDHSIIQVNGERVLQETPDLSNSFVIPLRPNNEHTSIIFVSIPIHGELVSVELLNSLKKQLEQFLRVIHYHNRNEENSKKDKFLFDLTSRFYALTNKQDILTEITNALKKLYPDFTFYLLLSQDYDVEGSLPVRTIEYSDDATKRVSTQAFMTGEVQLEDRMHTKNTCLYAPLKGNQGVYGVLQIITPQIVNFPEEEITFIMQFASVAGKAIENVTLYLHSKHLVTDLKMINDVTHKLNSNLKRSEITAIVKQKIVDVCSASQVGFAYYQEEKGNNFDMLSGSTDFFYSKEGFDFTEHILDKMKSNKEPIFSGDYTNVVIELPFRSVMAIPMLHSGMIHGVIIIMHEEGYFFSFDNFKLMQSLIQHSTLALANSILKDRLESAVITDYLTKLYSRNYLDEKIQEHITTGEKGALILFDIDDFKKVNDRYGHYIGDEVIKQVAKIIKMHLGKNDIPARWGGEELAIYLPNASIDDGVKMASQIRKQAEHDTDPMITLSCGVSTWSDKSNDSVQAVFIQADKALYEAKSIGKNCVVNENVLIKD, from the coding sequence ATGATAGCAAATGATAGGCAACAAGAAAAGTTACGCGGCATATTTTATGAACTCATTTTAAGTAGTCCGAATCATTCCTATGATAATCTGCTTTCCATTCTTACGTTGAAGTTACAGGAACTATTTCATTTTTCACATGTCGCTATTTATGTTTATAATAATTGGAACAAATCATATGAGCTAACAGGTGGACACACGGAGGGGGTGTTCAAAACACTTCTTTTTAACGATGATGAATTTAAGACCTATGATCATTCCATTATTCAGGTGAACGGGGAGCGGGTACTTCAGGAGACACCGGATTTATCAAATTCATTCGTCATTCCATTAAGACCAAATAATGAACACACTAGTATTATATTTGTATCCATCCCGATACATGGTGAATTAGTCTCAGTTGAATTACTCAACTCATTGAAAAAACAACTCGAACAATTTCTTCGCGTTATTCATTACCATAATAGGAATGAAGAAAACAGTAAAAAGGATAAATTCCTGTTTGATTTGACATCGCGTTTTTATGCTTTAACAAATAAACAGGATATTTTGACAGAAATTACGAATGCGTTAAAAAAACTTTATCCAGACTTTACCTTTTACTTGCTACTGTCACAAGACTACGATGTAGAAGGTTCTTTACCGGTTAGAACAATCGAATACAGTGACGATGCGACAAAACGTGTTAGTACACAAGCGTTTATGACTGGAGAAGTACAATTGGAAGATAGAATGCATACGAAAAACACTTGCCTATATGCGCCGTTGAAAGGGAATCAGGGTGTTTATGGTGTGTTGCAAATTATCACCCCACAAATTGTCAATTTTCCAGAAGAAGAGATTACGTTTATAATGCAATTCGCAAGCGTTGCTGGGAAAGCAATCGAGAATGTTACGCTTTATTTGCATTCTAAACACTTGGTTACTGATTTGAAAATGATTAATGATGTGACACATAAATTAAATTCTAATTTAAAGCGCTCCGAGATCACTGCAATTGTCAAGCAAAAAATTGTGGATGTTTGTAGCGCATCACAAGTTGGTTTTGCCTATTATCAAGAAGAAAAGGGAAATAACTTTGATATGTTATCCGGCAGTACAGACTTTTTTTATTCTAAAGAAGGCTTCGATTTTACAGAACACATTCTTGATAAAATGAAGTCCAATAAAGAGCCCATTTTTAGTGGTGATTATACAAATGTGGTAATAGAATTGCCATTTCGTTCTGTAATGGCAATTCCTATGCTCCATTCCGGCATGATACATGGTGTTATTATTATTATGCACGAAGAAGGCTACTTTTTCTCGTTTGATAACTTTAAATTAATGCAATCATTGATTCAGCATTCTACTTTAGCATTGGCAAATTCAATTTTGAAAGATAGGCTAGAGAGTGCAGTAATTACTGATTATCTTACAAAACTGTATTCTAGAAATTATTTGGATGAAAAGATTCAAGAACATATTACAACAGGTGAAAAAGGTGCGTTAATTTTATTTGATATTGATGATTTTAAAAAGGTTAACGACCGGTATGGGCATTATATAGGGGATGAGGTAATTAAACAAGTTGCTAAAATTATCAAAATGCATTTAGGGAAAAATGATATCCCTGCCAGGTGGGGCGGAGAGGAATTGGCAATTTATCTACCAAACGCAAGCATTGATGATGGCGTTAAAATGGCTAGTCAAATTAGAAAACAGGCGGAACATGATACAGACCCGATGATTACGTTATCTTGTGGTGTTTCAACGTGGTCCGATAAATCAAATGATTCTGTTCAAGCTGTTTTTATCCAGGCTGATAAGGCCCTGTACGAAGCGAAAAGCATAGGAAAAAATTGTGTTGTTAATGAGAATGTGTTGATAAAAGATTAG
- a CDS encoding GAF domain-containing protein yields the protein MFHVKNYSGNKVDDYELVLKQLKALLDGEPDSIAILSNASALLNQFLEDVNWVGFYIWKEDELVLGPFQGLPACIRIPYGKGVCGTAISDRKTQRVADVNQFSGHIACDSASRSEIVVPLIVNDEIYGVLDIDSPSTNRFDETDEVYIEKYARIVEDFLS from the coding sequence ATGTTTCATGTAAAAAATTATTCTGGAAACAAAGTGGATGATTACGAGTTGGTTTTAAAACAGTTAAAAGCACTACTAGATGGCGAACCAGATTCCATTGCTATATTATCTAACGCCTCAGCATTATTAAATCAATTCTTGGAAGATGTCAATTGGGTTGGGTTTTATATCTGGAAAGAAGATGAGTTAGTTCTCGGACCATTTCAAGGCCTACCTGCATGCATCCGAATCCCGTATGGTAAAGGAGTTTGCGGAACAGCCATAAGCGACCGAAAAACGCAGCGGGTAGCCGACGTCAATCAGTTCTCTGGACATATTGCTTGTGACAGTGCCAGCAGATCCGAAATTGTTGTACCACTGATTGTAAATGATGAAATATATGGTGTCCTTGATATTGATAGTCCAAGTACAAATCGCTTCGATGAAACAGACGAAGTTTACATTGAGAAGTACGCTCGAATTGTAGAAGACTTTTTGAGTTAA